A single window of Liolophura sinensis isolate JHLJ2023 chromosome 6, CUHK_Ljap_v2, whole genome shotgun sequence DNA harbors:
- the LOC135467394 gene encoding uncharacterized protein LOC135467394, with the protein MKRNARVFCYFGLWIFLALTTLVLNILNINWGTTNIVQGVFIIVVLGIIQGSVMEFPVQTFTTLVMGGNIRKDKKACADNLTIILNYNLLATGRDDIDECMETMYNAYMENLSMDVSAVLVSATNDKNLKEYELEVRDKYRALIYDVLFQEGVSYSDRDLHRVDSLRLEHVWSRYDDMEGVVFAREYLDEICDGFAREFMVIHRVSRVVRKCGQYQDLMLLSSGDDEAYSYTDKEYYGTAARTYGEPLFHDSEDVENIFGRKFHYTLVLDADTGVPKKTVFELLEIAAAHPEKGIIQPSIKLTCGKDDTMFMHLESMRQSIYEPMTNALTAMLGQSGYFGKAMIKNSVYIENVIGTRDFVIERVPINVLSHDTFEAALLRPYYAGTVHLLEAPSYNYVTWNIRERRWNRGEIILATYFWKYTIGVPMAWLQKKFQGDKFNPTKLRTESELDIVSSYIAHSALRQMVMKPLLLLFILLHISVDLHHTYAPVVMVMFLVLVFPKFATCNKKNYKYVAIETLASIFQFTPEAMVGSVRICRALQVNISAKCKWIPQRAVEEDFKNSNPFVSSLKHLWGYSAFALVAAIIVMIFSSSGQLLLVMLTTVIVLPFYTGFTSLTLGFKSSRNIRMFRDNVEMSTTSLPAISSSLSSIEPSQLSFQNEFQLSVKKLSSTFLRNVG; encoded by the exons ATGAAGAGAAACGCACGAGTGTTCTGTTACTTTGGATTATGGATATTCTTGGCGTTGACAACATTGGTGCTgaatattttgaacattaaCTGGGGCACAACTAACATCGTACAAGGCGTGTTCATCATCGTGGTTTTAGGAATCATCCAAGGCAGCGTGATGGAATTCCCTGTTCAAACATTCACCACTTTGGTCATGGGAGGAAATATTCGCAAGGACAAAAAAGCATGCGCGGACAACCTTACTATAATCTTAAACTACAACCTTTTGGCCACAGGTAGGGATGACATCGATGAGTGCATGGAGACTATGTACAACGCGTACATGGAGAATCTGTCCATGGATGTCAGCGCAGTTCTCGTCAGTGCGACAAACGATAAAAACTTGAAGGAATACGAACTGGAGGTTCGAGATAAATACAGGGCTCTGATATACGACGTTCTTTTTCAAGAAGGAGTTTCTTATTCCGACAGGGACCTTCACAGGGTTGATTCCTTGCGACTGGAACATGTGTGGAGTCGGTACGATGACATGGAAGGGGTGGTGTTTGCCAGAGAGTACCTGGACGAGATCTGCGATGGGTTTGCCCGGGAATTCATGGTGATCCACCGTGTTAGCCGTGTGGTCAGGAAATGTGGTCAGTACCAGGATCTGATGTTACTCTCCAGCGGCGATGACGAGGCCTATAGTTACACAGACAAAGAGTATTACGGTACAGCGGCCCGAACTTATGGTGAACCCTTATTCCACGACAGCGAGGACGTAGAAAACATCTTCGGCAGAAAGTTCCACTACACTCTCGTCCTGGATGCTGACACTGGTGTGCCGAAGAAGACAGTGTTTGAACTGCTGGAGATCGCGGCCGCACATCCTGAAAAGGGGATCATTCAACCCTCCATTAAGCTCACCTGTGGCAAGGACGACACCATGTTCATGCATCTAGAATCCATGCGACAATCCATATACGAGCCTATGACCAACGCCCTGACTGCTATGCTCGGTCAGTCTGGGTATTTTGGTAAAGCCATGATAAAAAATAGTGTTTACATAGAGAATGTTATTGGAACGCGTGATTTTGTGATAGAGAGAGTTCCAATAAACGTCCTAAGTCACGATACTTTTGAAGCCGCGCTACTGCGTCCGTATTACGCCGGTACAGTTCACCTGTTGGAAGCGCCCAGCTACAATTACGTAACCTGGAATATCCGTGAAAGACGCTGGAATCGGGGGGAAATCATCCTGGCCACATACTTTTGGAAATACACCATCGGGGTACCAATGGCATGGCTGCAGAAAAAGTTTCAGGGAGATAAATTTAACCCAACCAAATTACGGACAGAGTCAGAACTGGACATCGTGAGTTCTTATATTGCTCATTCGGCCTTGAGACAAATGGTTATGAAGCCATTACTCTTGTTATTCATTTTGCTACACATCAGTGTTGATTTGCACCACACTTACGCACCCGTCGTCATGGTCATGTTCTTGGTGCTGGTATTCCCGAAGTTTGCCACGTGCAATAAGAAAAACTACAAATATGTTGCCATTGAAACGCTGGCTTCCATCTTCCAGTTTACTCCCGAAGCGATGGTAGGGTCTGTACGGATATGTAGAGCTCTCCAAGTAAACATATCTGCAAAATGCAAGTGGATCCCTCAAAGAGCTGTCGAAGAGGACTTCAAGAACTCAAATCCTTTTGTGTCCAGTCTCAAACATTTGTGGGGGTATTCTGCGTTTGCTCTCGTGGCGGCCATAATAGTGATGATTTTCTCCAGTTCTGGACAACTGCTCTTAGTTATGCTAACAACTGTGATCGTACTTCCGTTTTACACTGGTTTCACCTCATTAACTTTAGGATTCAAGTCGTCCAGGAATATCCGCATGTTTAGAGACAATGTAGAAATGAGTACAACAAGTTTACCAGCTATATCTTCTAGTTTGTCGTCTATAGAACCCAGCCAATTGTCCTTCCAAAATGAATTCCAGTTGTCCGTGAAAA AACTCAGCTCGACATTTTTACGCAACGTGGGTTAA